One window of uncultured Methanoregula sp. genomic DNA carries:
- a CDS encoding SagB/ThcOx family dehydrogenase: MNGHESGDPAPAGTGQEFMERTKYRYIGKSDQQQGIPQPPLELPADPALPLISLPRPDAMELPPVDLREAIEHRTSIRSYAREPLSLDELGFLLWCTQGVKTIHGNLATLRTVPSAGARHAFETYILVNDVEGLSGGMYRYLALSHRLQQVDTDPTLSIRVTAACFDQQFINRSGVVFLWTAVPYRMTWRYGERGYRDLHLDAGHVCQNLYLAAEATGCGVCAIAAFDDDEMNRILGINGTDQFLIYLATVGKKDN; encoded by the coding sequence ATGAACGGGCACGAATCCGGCGATCCGGCCCCGGCAGGAACCGGGCAGGAGTTCATGGAGAGAACAAAGTACCGGTATATCGGGAAGAGCGACCAGCAGCAGGGCATTCCGCAGCCTCCACTTGAACTGCCGGCGGATCCGGCACTTCCCCTCATCAGTCTTCCGCGACCGGATGCCATGGAACTGCCTCCCGTTGATCTCCGGGAAGCCATTGAGCATAGGACCAGCATCCGGTCCTATGCCCGCGAACCGCTTTCCCTTGACGAACTCGGGTTCCTGCTCTGGTGTACCCAGGGCGTGAAAACCATCCACGGCAACCTTGCCACCCTTCGCACGGTCCCCTCGGCAGGAGCCCGCCATGCCTTTGAAACGTATATCCTCGTCAACGACGTGGAAGGGCTTTCCGGCGGCATGTACCGGTATCTCGCACTCTCCCACCGGCTCCAGCAGGTGGATACGGATCCAACGCTCTCAATCCGGGTAACGGCAGCCTGTTTCGATCAGCAGTTCATAAACCGGAGCGGGGTGGTCTTTCTCTGGACCGCAGTCCCGTACCGCATGACCTGGCGCTATGGCGAGCGGGGGTACCGCGACCTCCACCTCGATGCCGGGCATGTCTGCCAGAACCTCTACCTTGCCGCGGAAGCCACAGGATGCGGGGTCTGCGCCATTGCAGCATTCGACGACGATGAGATGAACCGGATCCTGGGAATCAACGGCACGGACCAGTTCCTGATCTATCTTGCAACGGTCGGGAAAAAAGACAATTGA
- a CDS encoding ABC transporter ATP-binding protein, whose amino-acid sequence MIEITDLQKIYRMGNVEVRALDGITLDIEKGEFLGIMGASGSGKTTLLHMLGLLDEPTSGGIVIDGTDISLLNDYEKTMFRLYKLGYVFQDYALVPDLTVMENVSLTAMLRKDRTEEQWKNDSHSILQKIGLSDRRDHLPRELSGGQQQRVSIARAIVNKPDILFADEPCANLDTENSRMVLDLFREINEEMQQTIVMVSHEDWHKEYFHRIVRLRDGKVISDGTNGSSGHPA is encoded by the coding sequence ATGATCGAGATTACCGATTTGCAGAAAATCTACCGCATGGGAAACGTGGAAGTCAGGGCTCTTGACGGTATAACGCTCGATATCGAAAAAGGGGAGTTCCTCGGCATCATGGGAGCCAGCGGGAGCGGCAAGACCACGCTCCTGCACATGCTCGGGCTCCTGGACGAGCCCACCTCCGGTGGGATCGTGATCGACGGGACGGATATCTCCCTCCTGAACGATTACGAGAAGACCATGTTCCGGCTCTACAAGCTCGGGTATGTCTTCCAGGACTATGCCCTGGTTCCCGATCTTACCGTGATGGAGAATGTCTCCCTGACGGCGATGCTCCGGAAAGACCGCACCGAGGAGCAGTGGAAAAACGACAGCCATTCCATCCTCCAGAAGATAGGCCTCTCCGACCGGCGGGACCACCTCCCCCGGGAACTCTCGGGCGGCCAGCAACAGCGGGTCTCGATTGCCCGTGCCATCGTGAACAAACCGGATATCCTCTTTGCCGACGAACCGTGCGCAAACCTCGACACGGAGAACTCGCGGATGGTCCTCGATCTCTTCCGGGAGATCAACGAGGAGATGCAGCAGACCATCGTCATGGTCTCGCACGAGGACTGGCACAAGGAGTACTTCCACCGGATCGTCCGGCTCCGTGACGGGAAAGTTATCAGCGACGGGACGAACGGGTCTTCCGGGCATCCTGCCTGA
- a CDS encoding N-acetyltransferase, whose product MDSYFIRPELPEDIPAILEVHLQAFAQDGEARLIDALRHDGNINPELSLVAVHGDRIIGHILFCPITIVSDTAETPAMALSPLAVHQDYQCLGIGGALIEEGIGECQRLGHRIVIVVGHPGYYPRFGFTPAHKNGILAPFPCPDEAFMALPLESGALDGISGMVRYPVAFDTVGAHTS is encoded by the coding sequence ATGGATTCCTATTTTATCCGGCCGGAACTCCCGGAAGATATACCCGCTATTTTGGAGGTACATCTCCAGGCGTTTGCGCAGGATGGCGAGGCACGGCTCATCGATGCCCTGCGCCACGACGGCAATATCAACCCCGAACTCTCGCTCGTTGCCGTGCACGGTGACCGGATCATCGGGCACATCCTGTTCTGCCCGATCACCATAGTCTCCGATACGGCAGAAACCCCTGCCATGGCCCTCTCTCCCCTGGCCGTGCACCAGGATTACCAGTGCCTGGGTATTGGCGGTGCTCTCATAGAAGAAGGGATCGGGGAATGCCAGCGTCTCGGTCATCGCATCGTGATCGTGGTCGGCCACCCGGGGTACTATCCCCGGTTCGGCTTTACGCCGGCCCATAAAAACGGGATTCTTGCGCCGTTTCCCTGTCCCGACGAGGCGTTCATGGCGCTGCCTCTTGAGAGCGGGGCGCTCGACGGGATAAGCGGCATGGTGCGGTACCCGGTAGCGTTCGATACCGTCGGTGCCCATACCTCGTAA
- a CDS encoding AarF/ABC1/UbiB kinase family protein — translation MVTQIRRYAQIIDVLGNYGFSIGLEKLFPGRAGLRLSSPGKASETSTVYERMRLALEDLGPTFVKFGQIMSTRTELLPPELIEELKKLQDHAKPIPFSEVRAILEQNCPDLDDHFCEIEETPVASASIGQVHRAFLKDGTMVAIKVQRPGIEELIETDLGILKSLSERIEMVFPETRVYNPTGMVDDFAHQIVKELDFTREARNMDRMARNFHNVPGIHFPKIYWEFTTPHVMVMEFIEGVRIDNPDAISEMGFVPHDIGVRGFHAYLKMIFEDGFFHGDPHPGNLLVSTKGEIVFLDFGIVGVLRPEKRQLFINLLFALVNDDIELMLRSLEGFGIVIAEEDREAIRDDLYIMMHDFSGGGEGVSQLNFGLVVSELTETMRRYRLKVPMNLMLLLKVFMMVLDIGVRLDPRFNFGEEVTPYLSKLADTNTLSAAYVKRASTSLLEAADALFDMPRNLNLMLRRLSTGTFKLEIVDTDIQKLQMALDTASDKLMIGLVVAALVVGSSLVLSAQPDQLPKQISWIAIAGYTAAVLVGFYAIYHVIFLRFRMNR, via the coding sequence ATGGTCACCCAAATCAGGCGCTATGCACAGATTATTGATGTGCTGGGGAATTACGGATTCAGTATCGGTCTTGAAAAACTGTTTCCCGGGAGAGCCGGGCTCCGGCTTTCCTCGCCCGGCAAAGCGTCTGAAACCTCCACCGTATACGAACGGATGCGGCTGGCCCTTGAGGATCTGGGACCAACATTTGTGAAATTCGGCCAGATCATGAGCACGAGGACCGAGCTCCTGCCGCCGGAGTTGATCGAGGAGCTCAAGAAGCTCCAGGACCATGCAAAACCGATCCCGTTCTCAGAAGTACGCGCCATACTTGAACAGAACTGCCCTGACCTGGACGACCATTTCTGCGAGATAGAAGAGACACCGGTGGCCTCCGCCTCGATAGGCCAGGTCCACCGGGCGTTTCTCAAGGACGGGACGATGGTGGCCATCAAAGTCCAGCGCCCGGGCATCGAGGAACTCATCGAGACGGATCTCGGGATCCTCAAGTCCCTGTCGGAACGGATCGAGATGGTCTTTCCCGAGACCCGGGTTTACAACCCGACCGGCATGGTGGACGATTTTGCCCACCAGATTGTAAAAGAACTGGATTTCACCCGTGAAGCCCGCAACATGGACCGGATGGCACGGAATTTCCACAATGTACCTGGCATCCATTTCCCGAAAATCTACTGGGAGTTTACAACCCCTCACGTCATGGTGATGGAGTTTATCGAGGGTGTCCGGATCGATAACCCGGATGCCATCAGCGAGATGGGCTTTGTCCCCCACGATATCGGTGTCCGCGGGTTCCACGCGTACCTGAAGATGATCTTCGAGGACGGTTTCTTCCACGGCGACCCGCACCCGGGGAACCTGCTCGTATCAACCAAAGGAGAGATCGTCTTCCTTGACTTTGGGATCGTGGGTGTGCTGCGCCCGGAGAAACGGCAGCTCTTCATCAACCTCCTCTTTGCGCTTGTCAACGATGATATCGAACTGATGCTCCGGTCCCTTGAAGGCTTCGGGATCGTGATTGCCGAGGAAGACCGCGAAGCTATCAGGGACGACCTCTACATCATGATGCATGACTTTAGTGGAGGGGGAGAAGGCGTATCCCAGCTCAATTTCGGCCTCGTGGTCAGCGAACTTACCGAGACCATGCGCCGTTACCGGCTCAAGGTGCCGATGAACCTGATGCTCCTCCTCAAGGTCTTCATGATGGTCCTGGATATCGGGGTCCGGCTCGATCCCCGGTTCAACTTCGGCGAGGAAGTCACTCCTTATCTCTCGAAACTGGCCGACACGAACACCCTCTCGGCAGCATATGTCAAACGGGCGTCAACCTCCCTCCTGGAAGCTGCGGATGCCCTCTTCGATATGCCCCGCAACCTCAACCTCATGCTGCGGCGGCTCTCCACCGGGACCTTCAAGCTGGAGATCGTGGATACGGATATCCAGAAGCTCCAGATGGCGCTGGATACCGCGAGCGACAAGCTCATGATCGGGCTTGTTGTTGCGGCCCTCGTGGTCGGCTCGTCCCTGGTTCTCAGCGCCCAACCAGACCAGTTACCCAAACAGATCTCGTGGATTGCCATTGCAGGGTATACGGCGGCAGTGCTTGTCGGGTTCTATGCGATCTACCACGTGATCTTCCTGCGGTTCCGGATGAACCGGTAA
- a CDS encoding DNA methyltransferase translates to MTGPASLCTKDLTRALTGFCSTSGQPTLTEDMVIGPVTLCKYTNEFWTSRQRQASSIHEISYRACFKPQLPRFFISLLTRKGDVVYDPFNGRGTTVIEAALLGRDVIANDANPLSRIMTEPRFFPPDQSKVEERLTRILAGTDRAEIDLSMFYHPDTEREIVALRQYLLRRKAASLDDRIDRWIAMVVTNRLTGHSKGFLSVYTLPPNQAVSQESQKKINEKRSQAPEYRDTRRIILTKTRSLLRSVSAPDIRHLNRAGKSAILLTGDAQKTPAIPDESVNLTVTSPPFLDIVQYREDNWLRCWFNGLDETEIGKQITMARTVDRWAGVMGRVFEELFRITVPGGYVAFEVGEVRNRTIRLEEHVVPLGIAAGFTCECVLINQQTFTKTSNIWGVGNMAAGTNTNRIVVFRKPGNPRPAPTKPRKPANLDIN, encoded by the coding sequence GTGACCGGCCCGGCATCTCTCTGTACCAAGGATCTTACCCGCGCCCTTACCGGGTTCTGCAGTACATCGGGTCAGCCGACACTAACGGAAGACATGGTAATCGGGCCGGTCACTCTCTGCAAATATACCAATGAATTCTGGACTTCGCGGCAGCGGCAGGCTTCATCGATCCACGAGATCTCGTACCGGGCCTGCTTCAAGCCCCAGCTTCCCCGTTTCTTTATCAGTCTCCTGACCCGGAAAGGGGACGTTGTCTATGACCCGTTCAATGGGAGGGGAACAACCGTCATCGAGGCTGCCCTTCTCGGGCGTGACGTGATCGCCAACGATGCAAATCCCCTTTCCCGGATCATGACCGAACCCCGTTTTTTCCCGCCCGACCAGTCCAAGGTCGAGGAGCGCCTCACCAGGATCCTTGCGGGAACTGACCGGGCGGAAATTGATCTCTCCATGTTTTATCACCCGGATACCGAACGGGAAATCGTAGCCCTCCGCCAGTATCTCCTCCGCAGAAAAGCCGCCTCTCTCGACGATCGCATCGATCGCTGGATTGCCATGGTGGTGACCAACCGGCTGACCGGGCACTCGAAAGGGTTCCTCTCGGTGTATACCCTTCCCCCCAACCAGGCCGTATCCCAGGAGAGCCAGAAAAAGATCAACGAGAAGCGCAGCCAGGCCCCGGAGTACCGCGATACCCGCAGGATCATCCTTACCAAGACAAGAAGCCTCCTGCGTTCGGTCTCCGCTCCGGATATCCGGCACCTGAACCGGGCCGGGAAATCCGCGATCCTGCTCACGGGGGATGCGCAGAAAACCCCGGCCATCCCTGATGAATCGGTAAACCTGACAGTAACCTCGCCGCCGTTCCTCGACATCGTGCAGTACCGCGAGGATAACTGGCTCCGCTGCTGGTTCAACGGCCTTGATGAGACCGAGATCGGGAAACAGATCACCATGGCCCGGACGGTTGATCGCTGGGCCGGGGTGATGGGGCGGGTATTTGAGGAGCTGTTCCGCATCACTGTTCCGGGGGGATACGTGGCATTCGAGGTCGGGGAAGTGCGGAACCGGACGATCCGGCTTGAGGAGCATGTTGTGCCGCTCGGGATTGCTGCAGGATTTACCTGCGAATGTGTGCTCATCAACCAGCAGACGTTCACCAAGACATCGAATATCTGGGGCGTGGGGAACATGGCGGCCGGTACGAACACCAACCGCATCGTGGTATTCAGGAAACCCGGCAACCCCCGCCCGGCCCCCACAAAACCACGGAAACCTGCAAATCTTGATATTAATTGA
- a CDS encoding ABC transporter permease, whose amino-acid sequence MGKKELKVAFLLALRSLQRGSRSSALLTILIIGMCFTNMIFLPGLFNGIGQSITKQVVDYEVGNVLVSPKSGDQYVTDLSATLALINGMPGVERATPHFSKGATLKYRQRILGATVRSISPNDEKYVSPLYTKMTAGSYLGQDDTGEVIIGKPVAGDASIRQEDEFQASLGGVRVGDSITIDYGNGYVKDYRVKGIYFTGWSQADSAVYVTGTDMALVDPRALDNADYITVKAKPGYSETFIKNELIQYGVTPKVQTTADLLSKSMGRALQSFAIINLVSLIVSIIITTVVLFIVITIKTINSRRQIGILKAIGVDKEVIMHNYGFQVIILALLGIGLGVIITLLLALYMQINPVVTPEWSATLYLTPMDLVINSLILFVAALVAGYVPAYQVSREDIQTAMRA is encoded by the coding sequence ATGGGTAAAAAAGAACTGAAAGTCGCGTTCCTGCTTGCCCTGCGGTCACTCCAGCGGGGAAGCAGGTCGAGCGCGCTCCTCACCATCCTGATCATCGGGATGTGCTTCACCAACATGATCTTCCTCCCCGGCCTGTTCAACGGGATCGGCCAGAGCATAACAAAGCAGGTCGTGGATTACGAGGTCGGGAACGTGCTCGTCAGCCCCAAGTCGGGCGACCAGTACGTCACCGACCTGAGCGCAACCCTTGCCCTCATCAATGGCATGCCGGGCGTTGAGCGTGCAACCCCCCATTTTTCCAAGGGGGCCACGCTCAAGTACCGCCAGCGTATCCTCGGGGCCACGGTGCGGTCCATATCGCCCAATGACGAGAAGTACGTCTCTCCCCTGTACACCAAGATGACAGCCGGCAGTTACCTCGGCCAGGACGATACCGGGGAAGTGATCATCGGCAAGCCGGTTGCAGGCGATGCCTCGATCCGGCAGGAGGATGAATTCCAGGCCTCGCTCGGGGGCGTACGGGTCGGCGACTCGATCACGATCGATTACGGCAACGGGTACGTGAAGGATTACCGGGTGAAAGGGATCTATTTCACCGGCTGGAGCCAGGCAGACAGTGCTGTGTACGTGACGGGTACCGACATGGCGCTCGTTGACCCGAGGGCACTTGACAATGCCGATTATATCACCGTCAAGGCAAAGCCCGGTTATTCCGAGACTTTCATCAAGAACGAGCTGATCCAGTACGGCGTTACACCCAAGGTCCAGACCACCGCGGACCTCCTCTCCAAGAGCATGGGGCGGGCACTCCAGAGTTTTGCCATCATCAACCTCGTGTCCCTGATCGTGAGCATCATCATTACGACCGTCGTGCTCTTCATCGTCATCACCATCAAGACCATCAACAGCCGGCGGCAGATTGGGATCCTCAAGGCAATCGGCGTGGACAAGGAAGTCATCATGCACAACTACGGGTTCCAGGTCATCATTCTCGCGCTGCTGGGCATTGGCCTCGGGGTGATAATCACCCTGCTGCTTGCATTGTACATGCAGATTAACCCGGTTGTGACGCCCGAATGGTCGGCGACCCTGTACCTGACTCCCATGGATCTCGTCATCAACTCCCTGATCCTCTTTGTGGCAGCGCTTGTTGCCGGGTATGTTCCGGCGTACCAGGTATCGCGCGAGGATATCCAGACTGCGATGAGGGCCTGA
- a CDS encoding UbiA family prenyltransferase — MNATVRAYVDLFRLQFFFAWPLLFCSGYLLATVTYGGFSWSELAKVALIGFFGFEAGLVLNDYIDREYDRRDVERSRLTKYWRLYGTRPIPDGLISPRIVVGIIIGLVVVTAGLILSLPAPHAIYVLLLMFYCYAIEIFYQEEKREQKLPFAQIIGRTDFALFPVAGYLCAGNPDQTVLFFFVFFYPFALAHLGANDLIDVANDHARGMKSVPVLFGTDKTAYWIAGFTAVHVVTALLFMTKLGWIARIGILAGLALLLYANAVILKEKTPDAALKVLPCFHVAMVLYAGGIAAGTFF; from the coding sequence ATGAACGCTACCGTGCGGGCATATGTCGATCTCTTCCGGCTCCAGTTCTTCTTTGCCTGGCCCCTGCTCTTCTGCTCCGGGTACCTGCTTGCAACGGTTACGTACGGGGGGTTCTCCTGGTCTGAACTCGCAAAAGTGGCCCTGATCGGTTTCTTCGGGTTTGAGGCGGGGCTGGTGCTCAACGATTACATTGACCGCGAATACGACAGGCGGGATGTTGAACGCAGCCGGCTCACGAAATACTGGCGACTCTACGGCACCCGCCCGATCCCGGACGGGCTCATCTCCCCGCGGATTGTCGTGGGAATTATCATCGGCCTTGTTGTTGTCACTGCAGGGCTCATCCTCTCCCTCCCGGCACCGCATGCCATCTACGTGCTCCTCCTCATGTTCTACTGCTATGCCATCGAGATCTTCTACCAGGAGGAGAAGCGGGAGCAGAAACTGCCGTTCGCGCAGATCATCGGCAGGACCGACTTTGCTCTCTTCCCGGTCGCAGGATATCTCTGTGCAGGAAACCCGGACCAGACCGTGCTTTTCTTCTTCGTCTTCTTCTACCCGTTCGCCCTCGCCCATCTCGGGGCAAACGACTTGATCGACGTGGCCAATGACCATGCCCGGGGGATGAAATCGGTCCCGGTGCTGTTCGGCACGGATAAGACAGCGTACTGGATAGCGGGCTTTACAGCGGTTCATGTCGTCACCGCACTCCTGTTCATGACAAAACTGGGATGGATTGCCCGTATCGGCATCCTCGCCGGTCTCGCGCTGCTCCTGTACGCAAACGCCGTGATCCTCAAAGAGAAGACACCCGATGCTGCGCTGAAGGTACTGCCGTGTTTCCACGTGGCGATGGTGCTGTACGCGGGAGGGATCGCCGCGGGTACCTTTTTCTGA
- a CDS encoding SprT family zinc-dependent metalloprotease — MDDIRIDEVIRSRRRTIALIITPEARLVVRAPLKAPAGMIDSVIREKQAWIRKKIAEMKQRPQATVHAYEEGEIFFFLGRAYPLHFVDDGRSSIERTDRLCVPRVLLPDIRRRLKHWYVQEAQKEITSRCMWFSMTTGYSPASVRITDARRRWGSCTHRGGLNFSWCLIQASLEIVDYVIVHELVHLKQPDHSKKFWNKVREIMPDYERRRKWLRENERLLRI, encoded by the coding sequence ATGGACGACATCCGTATCGATGAAGTGATCCGATCCCGACGCAGGACGATAGCGCTCATCATTACCCCGGAAGCCCGCTTAGTTGTGCGGGCCCCCCTGAAGGCGCCGGCCGGGATGATCGACAGCGTGATCCGGGAGAAGCAGGCTTGGATCCGGAAGAAGATTGCCGAGATGAAACAGCGGCCGCAGGCAACCGTGCATGCGTACGAGGAAGGCGAGATCTTCTTCTTCCTCGGTCGTGCATACCCGCTGCATTTCGTTGATGATGGCAGGTCCTCTATCGAACGCACTGACCGGCTGTGTGTTCCCCGCGTGCTCCTGCCCGATATCCGCAGACGGCTGAAACACTGGTACGTGCAGGAAGCGCAAAAGGAGATAACCTCCCGTTGCATGTGGTTTTCGATGACAACCGGCTACTCGCCCGCATCGGTCCGCATAACCGATGCCCGGCGTCGCTGGGGCTCCTGCACGCACCGGGGCGGGCTCAATTTCAGCTGGTGCCTCATCCAGGCATCGCTCGAGATCGTGGACTATGTCATTGTCCACGAGCTCGTCCACCTTAAGCAACCCGATCATTCGAAGAAGTTCTGGAACAAGGTGCGGGAGATCATGCCGGATTACGAGCGGCGCCGGAAGTGGCTCCGGGAAAATGAAAGGCTGCTCCGGATATGA